The sequence below is a genomic window from Marmota flaviventris isolate mMarFla1 chromosome 9, mMarFla1.hap1, whole genome shotgun sequence.
tataaaaaatcaggccttgttcaccaccagagaatttatactggagagaagccctacaaatataaacaatgtggcaaagcttttagtaaaataaatgatcTTATTAACCACAGAGTAACCCACACTGGACAGATGCCCTACCAATGGGCAGAATGtgataaagtttataaagaaaaatcaatctttattaagcaaagcagaattctcactgaagagaagccctacaaatgtgaagaatatggtaaagtttttagtcaaaaattaaacattatttaccaaagaagaattcacactggagaaaagctctacaaatgtagagaatgtggcaaagcttttaatcaaaaaacagaccttattcaccacagcagaactcacactggagagaagccctacaaatgtaaagaatgtagcAATGCTTTtagtcaaaaatcagaccttattcaccacagcagaactcacagtggagagaagccccacaaatgtaaagaatgtggcaaagctttcagtagaaaattaggacttacttaccacagcagaactcacactggagagaagccctacaaatgtaaagattgtggcaaagctttcagtaaaaaatcagaccttatttgccacagcagaactcacactggagagaagccctacaaatgtaaagaatgtggcaaagctttcagtagaaaattaggacttacttaccacaggagaactcacactggagagaagccgtacaaatgtaaagaatgtggcaaagctttcagtaaaaaatcagaccttatttgccacagcagaactcacactggagagaagccctacaaatgtaaagaatgtggcaaagctttcactcGAAAATTACaacttattcgccacagcagaactcacactgaagagaagccctacaaatgtaaagaatgtggcaaagctttcagtcacaaaatagaccttattcaccacagcagaactcacactggagagaagccctacaaatgtaaagaatgtggcaaagctttcagtcgaaaatcacaccttatttgccacagtagaactcacactggagagaagccctacaaatgtaaagaatgtggcaaagctttcattcgaaaatcacaccttatttggcacagtagaactcacactggagagaaaccctacaaatgtaaagaatgtggcaaagctttcagtaaaaaatcagaccttatttgccacagcagaactcacactggagagaagccctacaaatgtaaagaatgtggcaaaggtttCACTCGAAAATTACAACTTattcgccacagaagaactcacactgaagagaagccctacaaatgtaaagaatgtggcaaagatttcagtcacaaaatagaccttattcaccacagcagaactcacactggagagaagccctacaaatgtaaagaatgtggcaaagctttcagtcgaaaatcacaccttatttgccacagtagaactcacactggagagaagccctacaaatgtaaagaatgtggcaaagctttcagtcgaaaatcaaaccttatttgccacagtagaactcacactggagagaaaccctacaaatgtaaagaatgtggcaaagctttcagtcgaaaatcaaaccttatttgccacagagaattcacactcgagagaagccctacaaatgtaaggaatgtggcaaagcttttagaataaaacaggcaTTATTCACCATAGAAGAACTCACTCTGGAGAATAGTCCTAATAATGTGAATAAAgtggcaaaacttttaataaaaaataaaattttattcaccacagcagaagacacaatggtgaatatgaaatgtaaataaagtgataatacttttaaagaaaaactaaacctcattaacaacagaatttatacaggaaAGAACCCCTATGAATGAAAACAATGtatcaaagcttttaataagaaatcatttctttttcaccactaggctatttattctgaaaagaagacatataaatatagagaatgtagaaatattttaaattatatgttgtaCATTACtagaaatcagataaaatatgcTGGAGTGAAGCTTTATAAATGAGACCATTGAACCATTCCTCTAAGAAAGGGTAAAAATTTAATCGCCACCACAATAATCTTAGcagagagaaagttttgaaatgtgaaaattgacaatgtgacaatgcctccaaaatgtattcaccaatactcagcacctgtggatacatactggtaagagagaaaacaaatggggGATAAAACATTTCATTGCCATTTCTTAAACACTACTGATTGGTGTAGAATTCACTGTCCCCAGAAactctaaaatgttaaataatatttccaaaacttaatcaaattttaaattcattgaacatctgaaaactcataccagtagtgaacattgaaaatattttgtacaaaatatatgccttataCAACAACTAAACATTTATAGTAAACACCCTGACAAATATGAGAGTAAAATCATTATCTATACATTAAACCTTGATATATATAAGTATCAGTAAAAGACAcaactcatttaaatatagaatataagtagttgtgtttaacttttgtttaaatttattaagcattatcaagttatttggtagtaatatcagtcataaatatcatacatgcatggtGCAGAAACCTTATCTTTGAAagcat
It includes:
- the LOC139707033 gene encoding LOW QUALITY PROTEIN: zinc finger protein 420-like (The sequence of the model RefSeq protein was modified relative to this genomic sequence to represent the inferred CDS: inserted 1 base in 1 codon); the encoded protein is YKKSGLVHHQRIYTGEKPYKYKQCGKAFSKINDLINHRVTHTGQMPYQWAECDKVYKEKSIFIKQSRILTEEKPYKCEEYGKVFSQKLNIIYQRRIHTGEKLYKCRECGKAFNQKTDLIHHSRTHTGEKPYKCKECSNAFSQKSDLIHHSRTHSGEKPHKCKECGKAFSRKLGLTYHSRTHTGEKPYKCKDCGKAFSKKSDLICHSRTHTGEKPYKCKECGKAFSRKLGLTYHRRTHTGEKPYKCKECGKAFSKKSDLICHSRTHTGEKPYKCKECGKAFTRKLQLIRHSRTHTEEKPYKCKECGKAFSHKIDLIHHSRTHTGEKPYKCKECGKAFSRKSHLICHSRTHTGEKPYKCKECGKAFIRKSHLIWHSRTHTGEKPYKCKECGKAFSKKSDLICHSRTHTGEKPYKCKECGKGFTRKLQLIRHRRTHTEEKPYKCKECGKDFSHKIDLIHHSRTHTGEKPYKCKECGKAFSRKSHLICHSRTHTGEKPYKCKECGKAFSRKSNLICHSRTHTGEKPYKCKECGKAFSRKSNLICHRXIHTREKPYKCKECGKAFSKKSGLVHHQRIYTGEKPYKYKQCGKAFSKINGLINHRVTHTGQMPYQWEECDKVYKEKSNFIKQSRNHTEEKPYKCEEYENVHLSPHLLSHCGEDTQEERSSNRGWLNDSSSKSMGGPCGDGGLGTVASLVLGLKGQLICLSHPRRTLCARSWANAPLLSHLSSQSQECLKTSLWGEEDAVPSSFLLQMHIPLQGPQLAQRVEPHIVGEN